The Epinephelus lanceolatus isolate andai-2023 chromosome 1, ASM4190304v1, whole genome shotgun sequence genome has a window encoding:
- the LOC144464265 gene encoding uncharacterized protein LOC144464265, translating to MKPAQIRFSLQRPLQHTDPDMAPTITAAMTNSQEHLTLTHKLRKPLVEKLRRERINSSIEQLKSLLGPEFLKQQPDSKPEKADILEMTVCVLTQLQQQHQQQRRLLNHFNKLQSSSDNNLTEADFSPLSSTVQTSITKQQSPVNSALWRPW from the exons ATGAAGCCAGCACAGATCAGATTCTCTCTACAGAGACCTCTACAGCACACAGATCCAGACATGGCACCTACAATCACTGCAGCAATGACCAATTCTCAGGAGCATCTCACTCTGACCCACAAG CTCAGAAAGCCTCTGGTGGAGAAGTTACGCAGAGAGCGAATCAACAGCAGCATTGAGCAGCTCAAGTCTCTCCTGGGTCCAGAGTTCCTCAAACAGCAGCCAGACTCCAAGccggagaaggcagacatcctGGAGATGACAGTTTGTGTCCtgacacagctgcagcagcagcatcaacagCAGAGAAGACTGCTGAACCACTTCAACAAGCTGCAGTCTTCCTCTGATAACAACCTGACAGAGGCTGacttctctcctctgagctccacAGTCCAGACCAGCATCACCAAACAACAGAGTCCAGTCAACAGCGCCCTCTGGAGGCCGTGGTAG
- the LOC117256743 gene encoding transcription factor HES-5-like: MKPAQIRFSLQRPLQHTDPDMAPTITAAMTNSQEHLTLTHKLRKPLVEKLRRERINSSIEQLKSLLGPEFLKQQPDSKLEKADILEMTVCFLRRLQQQHQAVDSAAAGQGYSRCVQEVTHFLSKEQVKTQSQRRLLNHFNKLQSSSDNNLTEADFSPLNSTVRTSISKEKSPADSTVWRPW; encoded by the exons ATGAAGCCAGCACAGATCAGATTCTCTCTACAGAGACCTCTACAGCACACAGATCCAGACATGGCACCTACAATCACTGCAGCAATGACCAATTCTCAGGAGCATCTCACTCTGACCCACAAG CTCAGAAAGCCTCTGGTGGAGAAGTTACGCAGAGAGCGAATCAACAGCAGCATTGAGCAGCTCAAGTCTCTCCTGGGTCCAGAGTTCCTCAAACAGCAGCCAGACTCCAAGctagagaaagcagacatcctGGAGATGACAGTTTGTTTCCTGAGAcgactgcagcagcagcatcaagcTGTGGACTCAGCAGCTGCTGGTCAGGGCTACTCCAGGTGTGTCCAAGAGGTGACACACTTCCTGTCCAAAGAGCAGGTGAAGACGCAGTCCCAGAGAAGACTGCTGAACCACTTCAACAAGCTGCAGTCTTCCTCTGATAACAACCTGACAGAGGCTGACTTCTCTCCTCTGAACTCCACAGTCCGGACCAGCATCTCCAAAGAGAAGAGTCCAGCTGACAGCACCGTCTGGAGGCCTTGGTAG
- the LOC144464267 gene encoding transcription factor HES-5-like, with translation MKPAQIRFSLQRPLQHTDPDMAPTITAAMTNSQEHLTLTHKLRKPLVEKLRRERINSSIEQLKSLLGPEFLKQQPDTKLEKADILEMTVCFLTQLQQQQHQAVDLAAVGQGYSRCVQQVTHFLSKEQVKTQSQRRLLNHFNKLQSSSDNNLTEADFSPLSATVQTSITKQQSPVNSALWRPW, from the exons ATGAAGCCAGCACAGATCAGATTCTCTCTACAGAGACCTCTACAGCACACAGATCCAGACATGGCACCTACAATCACTGCAGCAATGACCAATTCTCAGGAGCATCTCACTCTGACCCACAAG CTCAGAAAGCCTCTGGTGGAGAAGTTACGCAGAGAGCGAATCAACAGCAGCATTGAGCAGCTCAAGTCTCTCCTGGGTCCAGAGTTCCTCAAACAGCAGCCAGACACCAAGCTGGAGAAAGCAGACATCCTGGAGATGACAGTGTGTTTCCTGACacaactgcagcagcagcagcatcaagcTGTGGACTTAGCAGCTGTCGGTCAGGGCTACTCCAGGTGTGTCCAACAGGTGACACACTTCCTGTCCAAAGAGCAGGTGAAGACACAGTCCCAGAGAAGACTGCTGAACCACTTCAACAAGCTGCAGTCTTCCTCTGATAACAACCTGACAGAGGCTGACTTCTCTCCTCTGAGCGCCACAGTCCAGACCAGCATCACCAAACAACAGAGTCCAGTCAACAGCGCCCTCTGGAGGCCGTGGTAG
- the LOC117256742 gene encoding transcription factor HES-5-like, with protein sequence MKPAQIRFSPQRPLQHTDPDMAPTITAAMTNSQEHLTLTHKLRKPLVEKLRRERINSSIEQLKSLLGPEFLKQQPDSKLEKADILEMTVCVLTQLQQQHQAVDSAAVGQGYSRCVQEVTHFLSKEQVKTQSQRRLLNHFNKLQSSSDNNLTEADFSPLSSTVQTSITKQQSPVNSALCRPW encoded by the exons ATGAAGCCAGCACAGATCAGATTCTCTCCACAGAGACCTCTACAGCACACAGATCCAGACATGGCACCTACAATCACTGCAGCAATGACCAATTCTCAGGAGCATCTCACTCTGACCCACAAG CTCAGAAAGCCTCTGGTGGAGAAGTTACGCAGAGAGCGAATCAACAGCAGCATTGAGCAGCTCAAGTCTCTCCTGGGTCCAGAGTTCCTCAAACAGCAGCCAGACTCCAAGCTGGAGAAAGCAGACATCCTGGAGATGACAGTTTGTGTCCtgacacagctgcagcagcagcatcaagcTGTGGACTCAGCAGCTGTCGGTCAGGGCTACTCCAGGTGTGTCCAAGAGGTGACACACTTCCTGTCCAAAGAGCAGGTGAAGACACAGTCCCAGAGAAGACTGCTGAACCACTTCAACAAGCTGCAGTCTTCCTCTGATAACAACCTGACAGAGGCTGacttctctcctctgagctccacAGTCCAGACCAGCATCACCAAACAACAGAGTCCAGTCAACAGCGCCCTCTGCAGGCCGTGGTAG
- the LOC117256746 gene encoding transcription factor HES-5-like — MAPTITAAMTNSQEHLTLTHKLRKPLVEKLRRERINSSIEQLKSLLGPEFLKQQPDSKLEKADILEMTVCVLTQLQQQHQQQRRLLNHFNKLQSSSDNNLTEADFSPLSSTVQTSITKEQSPVNSALWRPW; from the exons ATGGCACCTACAATCACTGCAGCAATGACCAATTCTCAGGAGCATCTCACTCTGACCCACAAG CTCAGAAAGCCTCTGGTGGAGAAGTTACGCAGAGAGCGAATCAACAGCAGCATTGAGCAGCTCAAGTCTCTCCTGGGTCCAGAGTTCCTCAAACAGCAGCCAGACTCCAAGCTGGAGAAAGCAGACATCCTGGAGATGACAGTTTGTGTCCtgacacagctgcagcagcagcatcaacagCAGAGAAGACTGCTGAACCACTTCAACAAGCTGCAGTCTTCCTCTGATAACAACCTGACAGAGGCTGacttctctcctctgagctccacAGTCCAGACCAGCATCACCAAAGAACAGAGTCCAGTCAACAGCGCCCTCTGGAGGCCGTGGTAG